DNA sequence from the Sulfurimonas sediminis genome:
CTAATTTCAAACTGCCTACTTTTTCGTATAATGAGTTTCCGGAATTTCCTTCTTATGAAGGAAAACCAAGAATTTCCATCGAATCACACACTCTCATTGAATCTTTAAAAAAAATAACGCCTGCTATAGATACCAACAATCCGAAATTTGAACTTAACGGTGCTTTAATAGATATAAAAAAAGATTCTATAAACTTTGCAGCCACAGATACACGAAGATTGGCAGTTGTTACTCTTAACAACCAAAGTGAGAACGAATTGTCCATCATAATTCCTAAAAAAGCAATTGTTGAAATACAAAAACTCTTTTTTGACAATATCGAACTCTATTATGACGAAACAAATCTTATCATCCATTCAGAACAATATACTTTTTTTACAAAACTCATTAACGGAAAATTCCCTGAATATTCAAGAATCATTCCCAAAGAAACAAACTACAATTTGGTTTTGCCTAAAGCCATTATGATTAATTCTATCAAACAGATTACAACCATATCTACAGATGTAAAACTCACTTTTTTCAATGATACCATCAGTTTTGAAAGTTTGAGCGAAGACAACATCGAAGCAAAAACAGAAATTAGTTACAACACAGGCTTTGATGAACCTTTTTCAATAGCAATCAATTCAAAATATCTACTTGATTTTTTAAATTCTATAAACTCTTCAGAATTTACAATCGGACTCAATGAAGGAAACTTGCCTTTCGTCTTAAAAGATGAAAACTTCATAACAGTGGTCATGCCTATAGTTATCTAAACTGTAGGTTCTTCCTCT
Encoded proteins:
- the dnaN gene encoding DNA polymerase III subunit beta — protein: MKITVSKSILENILIHAAPFLEKKDTSQITSHVYMNVSGSKLTLKATDYEIGFLVSTDNLKIEDEGSITANGKKFLDIVRILKDDDINLEVKNDTLLISQGHSNFKLPTFSYNEFPEFPSYEGKPRISIESHTLIESLKKITPAIDTNNPKFELNGALIDIKKDSINFAATDTRRLAVVTLNNQSENELSIIIPKKAIVEIQKLFFDNIELYYDETNLIIHSEQYTFFTKLINGKFPEYSRIIPKETNYNLVLPKAIMINSIKQITTISTDVKLTFFNDTISFESLSEDNIEAKTEISYNTGFDEPFSIAINSKYLLDFLNSINSSEFTIGLNEGNLPFVLKDENFITVVMPIVI